Proteins co-encoded in one Astatotilapia calliptera chromosome 18, fAstCal1.2, whole genome shotgun sequence genomic window:
- the tmem53 gene encoding transmembrane protein 53 yields the protein MAADEIDYNIVFPDAGTSERHWQGTKEPVVILLGWAGCKDKHLSKYSSIYNEQGCVTIRYTAPLKTVFISESFGYKELRNTALKLLEILYDYEVENSPIFFHTFSNGGFMLYRYIVELLHSDKQFSSLSVVGAIVDSAPGSGNVRGALRALTATLGPKISPVLRYILLVLFAVTVFLLRIVLYPLTKYIHKNHYDAVQDRPPAWPHFFLYSRDDQVIRHKDIEGFLETLKQKGVPVDSFDFVSSSHVGHFRYFPEEYTLKCHDFLVACMKELEGTETKKRQYIQSH from the exons ATGGCAGCCGATGAAATAGACTACAACATCGTGTTTCCAGATGCAGGGACGTCGG AGAGACACTGGCAGGGGACAAAGGAGCCAGTTGTGATACTGTTGGGCTGGGCTGGATGCAAAGACAAGCACCTCTCGAAATACAGCTCCATCTATAATGAACAG GGCTGCGTCACCATCCGCTACACGGCTCCTTTGAAGACTGTCTTTATCTCTGAGTCGTTTGGATACAAGGAGCTGAGAAACACGGCTCTCAAACTGCTGGAGATCCTCTATGACTACGAGGTGGAGAACAGTCCTATTTTCTTTCACACGTTCAGCAATGGTGGCTTCATGCTTTACCGCTACATTGTAGAACTGCTACACAGTGACAAACAGTTCAGTTCGCTGTCTGTTGTCGGGGCCATCGTGGACAGTGCTCCAGGTAGCGGGAACGTCCGTGGGGCCCTGCGTGCACTGACGGCCACCTTGGGTCCAAAAATAAGTCCTGTTTTAAGGTACATCCTCCTAGTtctctttgctgtgactgtTTTCCTTCTGAGAATCGTGCTGTACCCGTTGACCAAGTACATTCACAAGAACCACTACGATGCCGTGCAGGACAGGCCGCCCGCCTGGCCTCATTTCTTCCTGTACTCCAGGGATGACCAGGTGATTAGGCACAAAGATATTGAGGGCTTTTTGGAGACTTTGAAGCAGAAAGGTGTCCCTGTGGACAGTTTTGATTTTGTCTCCAGCTCCCATGTTGGCCATTTCCGGTATTTTCCTGAAGAGTATACTCTTAAGTGCCATGACTTCCTGGTTGCCTGCATGAAGGAGTTGGAAGGGACCGAAACAAAAAAGAGACAATACATTCAAAGTCATTGA
- the toe1 gene encoding target of EGR1 protein 1 yields the protein MASSLVVPVIDVQNENFKELWPAMVVAIKTASFVALDTELSGLGNRKSLLAESIEDRYKAICHAARSRSILSLGIACYKKLDQKPADSYLVQVYNLTLLCSEEYIIEPQSVHFLVQHGFDFNKQYGHGIPYCKGNNKGGADDRGVHIRALFTELLRARKPLVLHNGLIDMAFLYQSFYAHLPERLATFTADLSEMFPAGIYDTKYVTEFELRLSASYLEYAYKKCKLDNGRSVDSGTNGPHVHIEFCQYAGHMSTYVDYRESPAVASVEEQTDICQRFSAFGWCPNGTKCPLSHDTDRIIFQDEKNKDDKRKKRKRQREKKRSEGEGSSIFDGSPENKIPNMEVDPEDPPGNQQGTVAEMCPDGLPAMDSDGNTPQSEGKSLATDSKGNSVCDENITTASIDDSRNTKNNTNDGKSGEVSGTGAGREKTNDRSAGIETQKKNADAGTHRAGFDAFMTGYIFAYSCTVIRKEEAGEADKEQEEEEQSWLPTCLNKVYLSGKVAPLNVVKSTFSKSSKAHMQKMEMVWGRRC from the exons ATGGCATCTTCGCTGGTAGTTCCTGTCATTGATGTCCAGAATGAAAACTTTAAAGAGCTTTGGCCTGCTATGGTCGTGGCTATTAAAACGGCGTCCTTCGTTGCACTGGACACG GAGCTGAGCGGTCTTGGGAACAGGAAGTCCTTGCTGGCTGA ATCCATTGAGGACAGATACAAAGCTATATGTCATGCAGCTCGGTCCCGCTCCATCCTCTCGTTGGGAATCGCCTGCTACAAGAAACTTGATCAAAAG CCTGCAGACTCGTACCTGGTGCAGGTGTATAACCTCACCCTTCTATGTTCAGAGGAGTACATCATAGAGCCCCAGTCAGTGCATTTCCTGGTGCAGCACGGATTTGACTTCAACAAGCAGTACGGCCACGGAATCCCGTACTGCAAGGGCAACAATAAG GGAGGTGCAGATGACCGCGGCGTTCACATCCGAGCACTGTTCACTGAGCTGCTGCGTGCTCGGAAGCCCCTGGTGCTACACAATGGTCTCATTGACATGGCTTTTCTGTACCAG agTTTCTATGCTCACCTGCCCGAGCGCCTGGCCACCTTCACTGCTGACCTGTCAGAGATGTTTCCCGCTGGGATATACGACACCAAATATGTCACAGAATTTGAGCTTCGACTCTCTGCCTCCTATCTTGAGTACGCCTACAAGAAATG TAAGCTGGATAATGGTCGCAGTGTGGACTCCGGAACAAATGGACCTCATGTTCACATAGAGTTCTGTCAGTATGCTGGTCACATGTCCACCTATGTGGACTACAGGGAGTCTCCAGCTGTCGCTTCTGTTGAGGAACAGACTGACATCTGTCAGCGCTTCTCT GCATTTGGTTGGTGTCCGAATGGCACAAAGTGTCCGTTATCCCATGACACAGACCGCATCATTTTCCAGGACGAGAAAAATAAGGATgacaagaggaagaaaaggaagagacagagagagaagaagagaagtgAAGGAGAGGGCTCCTCCATCTTTGATGGTTCTCCGGAAAATAAAATCCCCAACATGGAAGTGGATCCAGAAGATCCGCCAGGAAACCAGCAAGGGACAGTTGCTGAGATGTGCCCAGATGGTTTGCCAGCAATGGACAGTGATGGAAACACCCCACAGAGTGAAGGAAAGAGCTTGGCGACTGACAGCAAGGGGAACAGTGTGTGTGATGAGAACATAACAACAGCCTCAATTGATGACAGCcggaacacaaaaaacaacacaaatgatGGAAAAAGTGGCGAAGTGAGTGGGACAGgagcagggagagaaaagacgaATGACCGCTCAGCTGGGATTGAAACCCAGAAGAAGAATGCTGACGCAGGGACACATCGGGCAGGATTTGACGCCTTTATGACAGGATACATCTTCGCCTACTCCTGTACCGTCATCAGGAaggaagaagctggagaagcagacaaggagcaggaggaggaggagcagtcgTGGCTTCCTACCTGTCTTAACAAGGTCTATCTGAGCGGCAAGGTAGCGCCTCTCAATGTGGTAAAGAGTACCTTCTCCAAGTCGTCCAAGGCCCACATGCAGAAGATGGAGATGGTGTGGGGCAGAAGGTGTTAA
- the LOC113010555 gene encoding THAP domain-containing protein 1, giving the protein MGGCSAPNCSNSTSIGKQLFRFPKDPVRKKKWVVNCRRDFEPTPHSRLCQDHFEQSQFEEIARSPAGGKKLKPNAIPTLFNVGEPPYPAFTVPYILHPLKPEPVEKELNFGDHGYARRTPLPGLEEEDADRTSEDQQPCTHCQLLRKQLEQEMQHTARLQKEAEEMKKRLYRLDRLEKGLQNFLYEDQIRALSLTKRSRRAVWSPETILKARNIRCAVGTKGYEYLREIGYPLPSYRTLCNRLETKIMVTTDMSCEELAELGLGLMATCDSPPEVGDNDEEELIGVLSS; this is encoded by the exons ATGGGTGGCTGCTCCGCTCCAAACTGCTCCAATTCAACCAGCATAGGCAAGCAGCTGTTTCGGTTCCCCAAAGACCCTGTGCGGAAGAAGAAATGGGTGGTGAACTGTCGACGGGACTTTGAACCAACTCCTCACTCCAGACTCTGTCAA GACCATTTTGAGCAGAGCCAGTTTGAGGAAATAGCCAGGTCTCCAGCTGGGGGGAAGAAGCTGAAACCTAATGCTATCCCCACTCTGTTCAATGTTGGAGAACCTCCCTACCCCGCATTCACGGTTCCCTACATCCTGCACCCTTTGAAACCTGAGCCAG TGGAGAAGGAGCTGAATTTCGGGGATCATGGCTATGCCAGACGCACCCCTTTGCCTGGCTTAGAGGAGGAAGATGCGGACAGAACATCTGAAGATCAGCAGCCCTGCACACATTGCCAGCTGCTTAGGAaacagctggagcaggagatgcAACACACTGCAAGGCTACAGAAAGAG GCTGAAGAGATGAAGAAGCGTCTTTATCGACTTGACCGGCTTGAAAAGGGTCTTCAGAATTTTCTGTATGAGGATCAGATCCGAGCCCTGTCACTCACCAAACGCTCCCGACGTGCTGTCTGGTCTCCGGAGACAATCCTGAAAGCCCGGAATATCCGCTGTGCAGTTGGCACCAAGGGGTACGAGTACCTGAGAGAGATTGGTTACCCGTTACCCTCCTATAGGACTCTGTGTAACCGTTTGGAGACTAAGATCATGGTGACGACTGATATGAGCTGCGAGGAGCTGGCAGAGCTAGGCCTGGGGCTCATGGCCACCTGCGACAGTCCCCCTGAAGTTGGAGATAATGATGAGGAAGAACTGATAGGTGTTTTGTCTTCTTAG